In Elusimicrobiota bacterium, a genomic segment contains:
- the rpmH gene encoding 50S ribosomal protein L34 has translation MLPTYRPHNRKRRKKIGFRARMSTTGGRKVLKRRRQKGRHILIAA, from the coding sequence ATGTTACCCACATATAGGCCGCATAACCGCAAACGTCGCAAGAAAATCGGATTTCGAGCCAGGATGTCCACCACGGGCGGACGGAAAGTTCTCAAGCGCAGGCGCCAGAAAGGTCGGCATATCTTGATTGCCGCTTAA
- the yidD gene encoding membrane protein insertion efficiency factor YidD produces the protein MITSPRWILRRAVGLYRKVSRFLMPPSCRFHPSCSEYAALALDRHSLCRALRLISGRLLRCHPWHAGGCDPVPNA, from the coding sequence ATGATAACATCACCGCGATGGATTCTGCGCCGGGCCGTCGGCCTCTATCGGAAAGTCTCGAGATTTCTGATGCCGCCTTCCTGCCGCTTCCATCCCAGCTGCTCGGAATACGCCGCCCTGGCCCTCGACCGGCATTCTCTGTGCCGGGCATTGCGTCTCATTTCCGGCCGCCTCCTGCGCTGCCATCCCTGGCATGCCGGGGGATGCGACCCCGTTCCCAACGCCTAG
- the yidC gene encoding membrane protein insertase YidC, which translates to MEKNLLLAVTLSVGVYALWFGLVEKRLAPPRPAPSMPAALSPRSPSSSQNSPAKPERAGLEAEAEILALGKTQARVHPLGASLVSYRYEEPLGTVELIEDPQPGFLAAWPELRFKRNRSAPGVVYQAARPDGVKIIKEFIPESEGRLPRLRLTLLNQTRKPQQTQAWSLSLGPGLGTIASESAENHKVWRALALKDPGAGLKGKIEVLKPGNYQGPYRWVGIDNRYFLAAVIPDFKDFELVESRWPPQIILTAKSMALEPGQSRSWELPFYVGAKGHTWLSRYGAGLERSIDFGFFAQLGRMVLQILNFLHSKIGNWGWSIILLTALLQLALFPLTYKSLKAMSAMKRLQPDISRIQQKYGKDPQRLNAEMLELYKKHGANPLGGCLPMLLQMPVFIALYNALRNAWELHGAPWIFWIKDLSAKDPYYILPLVMGGLMFAQNKLNPPSTDPSQAAMMTWMPVIFTFMFLRFPSGLVLYWMTNSLLSATQQLLLKKRFNS; encoded by the coding sequence ATGGAAAAAAATCTATTGCTCGCCGTCACACTTTCCGTGGGAGTCTACGCGTTATGGTTCGGCCTGGTTGAGAAACGCCTGGCTCCTCCCAGGCCGGCACCGTCGATGCCGGCGGCGCTCTCCCCTAGAAGTCCCTCCTCTTCCCAGAATTCTCCCGCCAAGCCAGAGCGGGCCGGCCTCGAAGCTGAAGCGGAAATTCTGGCCTTGGGCAAAACCCAGGCCCGAGTGCATCCCCTGGGCGCCTCCTTGGTCAGTTACCGCTACGAGGAGCCCTTGGGAACGGTAGAGCTGATCGAGGACCCCCAGCCCGGCTTCTTGGCCGCATGGCCCGAGTTACGATTCAAAAGGAACCGCTCCGCTCCCGGGGTCGTTTACCAGGCGGCCAGGCCGGACGGGGTCAAAATCATCAAGGAATTCATCCCAGAGAGCGAGGGACGCCTGCCCCGCCTGCGGCTGACTTTGCTCAACCAGACGCGCAAGCCTCAGCAGACCCAAGCCTGGAGCCTCAGCCTGGGCCCGGGCCTGGGCACCATCGCCAGCGAAAGCGCCGAGAACCACAAGGTATGGCGGGCCTTGGCATTGAAGGACCCCGGCGCGGGACTCAAGGGCAAGATCGAGGTTTTAAAGCCCGGAAATTACCAGGGCCCCTACCGCTGGGTTGGAATCGACAACCGCTATTTCCTGGCCGCAGTGATCCCCGACTTCAAGGACTTCGAGCTGGTCGAGAGCCGCTGGCCCCCGCAAATCATCCTCACGGCCAAAAGCATGGCTCTGGAGCCCGGCCAGTCGCGCTCATGGGAGCTTCCCTTCTATGTGGGAGCCAAGGGGCATACCTGGCTTTCCCGCTACGGAGCCGGGCTCGAACGATCCATCGACTTCGGATTCTTCGCGCAGCTCGGCCGGATGGTCCTGCAGATCCTCAACTTCCTGCATTCCAAGATCGGGAACTGGGGCTGGTCCATCATACTTCTGACCGCGCTTCTTCAACTGGCATTATTCCCCTTGACCTACAAGAGCCTCAAAGCCATGTCCGCCATGAAGCGTCTGCAGCCGGATATCTCCCGCATCCAGCAGAAGTACGGCAAGGACCCCCAGCGCCTGAACGCGGAGATGCTGGAGCTTTACAAGAAGCACGGGGCCAATCCCTTGGGCGGCTGCCTCCCGATGCTCCTGCAGATGCCGGTGTTCATCGCGCTCTACAACGCCTTGCGAAACGCCTGGGAGCTCCATGGCGCCCCCTGGATATTTTGGATCAAGGATCTCTCCGCCAAGGATCCCTACTACATACTGCCGCTGGTCATGGGAGGGCTGATGTTCGCGCAAAACAAGCTCAACCCCCCGTCCACCGACCCTAGCCAGGCGGCGATGATGACATGGATGCCCGTAATCTTCACCTTCATGTTCCTCAGATTCCCATCGGGGCTGGTGCTCTACTGGATGACGAACAGCCTTCTCAGCGCCACCCAGCAGCTACTGCTCAAGAAACGCTTTAATTCCTAA
- a CDS encoding Jag N-terminal domain-containing protein, producing MEGIESEGKTVAQAVENALKKTGLRRDQVEVLILQEAAAGFMGLGGRNARVRIAEKRWGAEAPAPARMEGGQAPRKQTPAAAAVDPQKACHAAKALAAEILGLMGFKDAVLSAEWDDIQERLLLKVDSADAKKLASGDGRTLEAMQFLLSIMLNRRLGASVAIQLDALGYWAKKENEIMEQVQRGIDLVKSSHKPYRLPPMEPAMRRLVHRRLADHPDIVTASEGEGSWRKIVIKPR from the coding sequence ATGGAAGGCATCGAAAGCGAAGGAAAAACAGTCGCCCAAGCCGTAGAGAACGCATTGAAAAAGACAGGGCTGCGCCGGGATCAAGTCGAGGTCCTGATTCTCCAAGAGGCCGCGGCCGGCTTCATGGGCCTCGGAGGCAGGAATGCGCGCGTGCGCATCGCGGAAAAGAGATGGGGAGCAGAAGCGCCGGCGCCTGCCCGTATGGAAGGCGGTCAGGCACCGCGGAAACAGACTCCAGCGGCCGCGGCCGTGGATCCTCAAAAAGCTTGCCACGCCGCCAAGGCCCTTGCCGCCGAGATTCTCGGGCTCATGGGTTTCAAGGACGCGGTATTGAGCGCGGAGTGGGACGATATCCAAGAAAGGCTCCTGTTGAAAGTGGACTCCGCCGATGCCAAGAAACTCGCCTCCGGCGACGGCCGGACTCTTGAGGCCATGCAGTTCCTTTTGTCCATCATGCTCAACCGCCGCCTTGGCGCCTCCGTGGCGATTCAACTCGACGCGCTCGGCTATTGGGCCAAAAAAGAGAATGAAATCATGGAGCAGGTTCAGCGCGGCATCGACCTGGTGAAAAGTTCGCACAAGCCCTACCGCCTGCCGCCCATGGAGCCCGCCATGCGCCGGCTCGTTCACAGGAGACTGGCCGACCACCCCGACATAGTCACGGCCTCGGAGGGAGAGGGATCTTGGCGCAAAATCGTGATAAAACCGCGCTAA
- the mnmE gene encoding tRNA uridine-5-carboxymethylaminomethyl(34) synthesis GTPase MnmE, translating into MTRPLTDTIAAVATPAGSGALGIVRLSGPAALPIGQSLLRLKADKALAGRRAAWAEIFWMGELLDECVATYFPASASPTGEDLLELSCHGSPYILGRALQICLEAGARHAAPGEFTLRSFLNGRMDLAQAEAVCELIGARSRRAHRNALCHLKGGLSRRIAALREPILELLVRLEACLDHPEEDLPSLSPLELERKAAEAEKTLAELGKTFRQGRFLRQGARVCLAGRPNAGKSSLLNALLGIERAIVCQSPGTTRDTLEECLEIQGLPCLLIDTAGLGQNASDPAENIGMERAREALKSSDLVLLVVDGSSALDPKDLEVHDSILGMAREGGCQTLVVRSKSDLPSRVNGLSCDAAVSAKTGEGLGGLSRLVVERLAAPEEQGETLVVTSQRHIRSLDDAARELALAGHTPARHPGRWEDRAACHLRQALQALDEITGQGAPDEVLREVFSRFCIGK; encoded by the coding sequence ATGACGCGACCCCTAACGGACACCATCGCGGCCGTGGCGACTCCGGCCGGGTCAGGCGCCTTGGGCATCGTGCGCCTAAGCGGCCCCGCGGCCCTGCCGATCGGGCAGTCCCTGCTCCGCCTCAAGGCCGACAAAGCCCTGGCGGGCAGAAGAGCGGCCTGGGCCGAGATTTTCTGGATGGGGGAACTCTTGGACGAGTGCGTGGCCACCTATTTCCCGGCCTCGGCAAGCCCGACCGGAGAGGACTTGCTCGAGCTCTCCTGCCACGGCTCCCCGTACATTCTGGGCCGCGCCCTCCAGATCTGCCTCGAGGCCGGCGCCAGGCACGCCGCCCCGGGGGAATTTACTTTGCGCTCCTTCTTGAACGGCCGCATGGACCTGGCCCAGGCCGAGGCCGTCTGCGAGCTCATCGGGGCACGCAGCCGCAGAGCCCATCGCAACGCCCTCTGCCACCTGAAGGGAGGCCTGTCCCGCCGGATAGCGGCCCTGCGCGAGCCGATATTGGAGCTACTGGTCCGGCTCGAGGCTTGCCTGGACCATCCGGAGGAGGACCTGCCTTCTCTATCCCCCTTGGAGCTCGAGCGGAAAGCCGCCGAAGCCGAAAAAACCCTCGCGGAGTTGGGAAAGACCTTCCGCCAAGGCCGGTTTCTGCGGCAAGGAGCGCGGGTATGCCTGGCCGGAAGGCCCAACGCCGGCAAATCCAGCCTCTTGAACGCGCTATTGGGAATCGAGCGCGCCATCGTCTGCCAGAGCCCGGGCACCACCCGCGACACGCTGGAGGAGTGCCTGGAAATCCAGGGGCTGCCCTGCCTCCTGATCGACACCGCGGGCCTGGGCCAAAACGCCTCGGATCCTGCGGAGAATATCGGCATGGAGCGGGCTCGAGAGGCTCTAAAATCATCGGATCTCGTGCTCCTGGTCGTGGACGGATCAAGCGCCTTGGACCCCAAGGATCTGGAAGTGCACGACTCTATCCTGGGCATGGCGCGGGAAGGGGGATGCCAGACTCTGGTCGTGCGCAGCAAATCCGACCTGCCTTCGCGGGTCAATGGCCTCTCCTGCGACGCCGCGGTCTCGGCCAAGACCGGAGAGGGCCTGGGCGGACTGTCCCGGCTCGTGGTCGAGCGCCTGGCCGCGCCCGAGGAGCAAGGAGAGACGCTGGTCGTGACCTCCCAGCGCCATATCCGCTCGCTCGATGACGCGGCCAGGGAGCTGGCCCTGGCCGGACACACTCCCGCGCGGCATCCCGGCCGCTGGGAGGACCGCGCCGCCTGCCATTTGCGCCAAGCCCTGCAAGCCTTGGACGAGATAACGGGGCAGGGCGCGCCGGACGAGGTCCTGCGCGAGGTATTCTCGCGCTTTTGCATCGGAAAATAA
- a CDS encoding MFS transporter, translated as MLSTSSKFPAARGVLALLLGVNLLNYLDRQILYSLLPLIQRDLTLSDAQAGSLASAFMVVYMLAAPPIGYWADRQSRPLWLALGVLLWSLATAAGAWAKTFSSLFAARAAVGIGESCYGAISPSFVAEHFPSEKRGRVLALFSMAIPVGSALGYICGGILGQSFGWRNALLWVAVPGLILAALSARLRDPRPDHAPRRSLHYATAVRSYADLFKVKSFALVTLAGAAMTFALGGFAVWMPTFFHRQWGLQLGRAGALFGGVTVVSGILGSLAGGWLSDWGLSYTKKSHFLVSGAGLLAGLPLVLCAVLCENFHLSLATLLLAEFFLFLNMGPLNAIIVEVSDPASRSMAFAANILVIHALGDAVSPTVIGLMSDLWGLNLALILASLTLGLGGAFCLWGARYYENDAKQRHG; from the coding sequence ATGCTGTCTACAAGCTCTAAGTTCCCCGCCGCGCGCGGAGTCCTCGCCCTGCTGCTCGGCGTCAACCTGTTGAATTATCTGGACAGGCAGATCCTCTACTCCCTCCTGCCCCTGATTCAGCGCGACTTAACGCTTTCCGACGCGCAAGCCGGCAGCCTGGCCTCGGCCTTCATGGTCGTCTACATGCTCGCGGCACCCCCCATAGGATACTGGGCGGACCGACAGAGCCGCCCGCTCTGGCTGGCCCTGGGCGTTTTACTCTGGAGCCTGGCCACTGCCGCGGGAGCCTGGGCCAAGACCTTCTCCTCCCTTTTCGCAGCACGGGCCGCCGTGGGCATCGGAGAGTCCTGCTATGGAGCCATATCCCCTTCCTTCGTGGCCGAACATTTCCCGTCGGAAAAAAGGGGAAGGGTCTTGGCGCTTTTCTCGATGGCCATCCCCGTGGGGAGCGCCTTGGGCTACATCTGCGGAGGAATCCTGGGCCAGTCGTTCGGCTGGAGAAACGCTCTGCTCTGGGTCGCCGTCCCTGGCCTCATCTTGGCCGCGCTCTCGGCCCGTCTGCGAGATCCAAGACCCGACCACGCGCCGCGGCGGTCCCTCCATTATGCCACGGCGGTGCGGAGCTATGCGGATCTCTTCAAGGTCAAGAGCTTCGCCTTGGTCACTTTGGCGGGAGCGGCCATGACCTTCGCCTTGGGGGGCTTCGCGGTCTGGATGCCGACATTCTTCCACCGCCAATGGGGCCTTCAACTCGGCCGGGCTGGAGCCCTTTTCGGCGGGGTCACGGTGGTCTCCGGCATTCTGGGAAGCCTGGCCGGTGGGTGGCTCTCGGACTGGGGCCTTTCCTACACGAAGAAATCCCATTTTCTGGTATCTGGAGCCGGACTCCTGGCGGGCCTGCCCTTGGTGCTGTGCGCCGTTCTGTGCGAAAACTTCCATCTTTCGCTCGCCACGCTGCTGCTCGCCGAATTTTTCCTCTTCCTCAATATGGGGCCATTGAACGCCATCATCGTGGAGGTGTCCGACCCCGCCTCCCGATCCATGGCCTTCGCCGCCAATATACTGGTCATACACGCCTTGGGCGACGCCGTCTCCCCGACCGTGATAGGGCTCATGTCGGACCTATGGGGCCTGAATCTGGCTCTCATCCTGGCGAGCCTGACCCTGGGGCTGGGGGGGGCCTTCTGTCTTTGGGGAGCCCGATACTATGAAAACGACGCGAAACAACGCCATGGATAG
- the acs gene encoding acetate--CoA ligase has translation MSTEQGIRVLLREKRLYKPSSSFRRKAHIGSFSALQSLRLKARRDPDAFWTAAALELDWMRPFKKVLKWSPPLAQWFLGGRLNASANCLDRHLAGPRRNKAALVWEGEPGEIRTLTYQQLHDEVCRFANALKSLGVEPGDRVALYMPMVPEAVVAMLGCARIGAVHSVIFAGFSAEALRDRINDAQAKVVVTADGSYRRGAVLRLKDSIDEALRSCPGVSTVIVLRRAGVEVSWQEGRDDWWHELLAKASVDCPPTPLNSEHPLFILYTSGSTGKPKGVLHTTGGYLTQVALSCKWIFDLREEDVFWCTADVGWITGHSYVVYGPLANGATVFIYEGAPLHPRPDRFWSMIERHRVNIFYTAPTAIRTFMRLGEEWPAKHDLSSLRLLGTVGEPINPQAWLWYQRAIGRGCCPIVDTWWQTETGAIMISPLPGATATKPGSATLPFPGIEAEVVDKEGRPVPAKVGGYLVIKRPWPAMLRTIHADPERYRSQYFSQIPGIYFTGDGARKDSSGYFWILGRIDDVLNVSGHRLSTMEIESALVSHPGVAEAAVVGRPDEIQGQAITAFVTLAGKRAPSDDFKEELRQHVGKVIGSIAKPSEIRFTETLPKTRSGKIMRRLLREIAAGQGVLGDVTTLEDLSILSKLQSAEDSE, from the coding sequence ATGTCCACGGAACAAGGAATCAGGGTTTTATTAAGGGAAAAGCGCCTGTATAAGCCGAGCTCCTCTTTCCGGCGCAAGGCGCATATCGGAAGTTTTTCGGCCCTCCAGTCCTTGCGGCTCAAGGCCCGCCGCGACCCCGATGCCTTCTGGACCGCGGCCGCGCTGGAGCTGGATTGGATGAGGCCTTTCAAGAAGGTGCTGAAGTGGAGCCCTCCCTTGGCGCAGTGGTTCCTGGGAGGAAGGCTCAACGCCTCGGCCAATTGCTTGGACCGCCACCTGGCCGGGCCTCGCCGCAACAAAGCCGCCCTCGTCTGGGAGGGAGAGCCCGGAGAAATCCGTACTTTGACCTACCAGCAGCTCCATGACGAGGTTTGCCGCTTCGCCAACGCGTTGAAATCCTTGGGCGTGGAGCCCGGCGACCGCGTGGCCCTTTACATGCCCATGGTGCCGGAGGCCGTGGTGGCGATGCTGGGCTGCGCGCGCATCGGGGCCGTGCACAGCGTGATTTTCGCCGGCTTCTCGGCCGAAGCGCTGCGAGACCGCATCAACGATGCCCAGGCCAAGGTCGTGGTCACCGCGGATGGCTCTTATCGGCGCGGCGCGGTCCTAAGGCTCAAGGATTCCATCGATGAGGCGTTGAGGTCGTGCCCGGGTGTGTCGACCGTCATCGTCCTGCGCCGTGCGGGCGTCGAGGTTTCCTGGCAGGAGGGGCGAGACGACTGGTGGCACGAGCTCTTGGCCAAGGCGTCGGTCGATTGTCCGCCAACGCCCCTCAACAGCGAGCACCCCCTCTTCATCCTCTATACCTCCGGGAGCACGGGCAAGCCCAAGGGAGTCCTGCACACCACCGGCGGCTACCTCACGCAGGTGGCGCTCAGCTGCAAATGGATCTTCGACCTGCGCGAAGAGGACGTTTTTTGGTGCACGGCCGACGTGGGCTGGATCACGGGGCATTCCTACGTGGTTTACGGGCCGCTGGCCAACGGCGCTACCGTCTTCATTTATGAAGGGGCGCCTCTGCATCCCCGGCCGGACCGCTTCTGGTCCATGATCGAGAGGCATCGGGTCAATATTTTTTACACCGCGCCCACGGCCATCAGGACCTTCATGCGCCTAGGCGAGGAATGGCCCGCCAAGCACGACCTTTCCTCCCTGCGCCTCTTGGGCACGGTCGGAGAGCCCATCAATCCGCAGGCTTGGCTTTGGTATCAACGCGCGATCGGCCGGGGATGCTGCCCGATCGTGGACACCTGGTGGCAGACCGAGACCGGGGCCATCATGATTTCCCCCCTCCCCGGAGCCACGGCGACCAAGCCTGGCTCTGCAACCTTGCCCTTTCCCGGAATCGAGGCTGAGGTCGTGGACAAGGAGGGCCGTCCCGTGCCGGCAAAGGTGGGCGGCTACCTCGTCATCAAAAGGCCTTGGCCCGCGATGCTGCGCACCATTCATGCAGATCCGGAGCGCTACCGCAGCCAGTACTTTTCTCAGATTCCCGGAATTTACTTCACTGGGGACGGCGCGCGCAAGGATTCGAGCGGCTATTTTTGGATTTTGGGCCGAATCGACGACGTCCTCAACGTCTCTGGGCACCGGTTGTCCACCATGGAGATCGAGTCGGCCCTGGTGAGTCACCCGGGCGTGGCCGAGGCGGCGGTGGTCGGCCGGCCGGACGAAATCCAGGGGCAGGCGATCACTGCTTTCGTTACCTTGGCCGGAAAGCGCGCCCCCAGCGATGATTTCAAGGAGGAGCTGCGCCAACACGTGGGCAAGGTGATCGGGTCCATAGCCAAGCCCTCTGAGATCCGCTTCACCGAGACTCTTCCCAAGACCCGCTCCGGCAAGATCATGCGCCGTCTCCTGCGGGAAATCGCGGCCGGACAGGGCGTTCTGGGAGACGTGACGACGCTAGAGGACCTCTCGATTCTCTCCAAGCTCCAGAGCGCCGAGGACTCTGAATAG
- a CDS encoding translation elongation factor-like protein codes for MFLGKVLDYYSKARVITLTLEAPLAVGDTIRIKGHTTDLTQKVEHMQLDHSSVHSASPGEGVGIQVADKARKGDAVYKL; via the coding sequence GTGTTCCTGGGGAAAGTCCTCGACTACTACTCCAAGGCCCGCGTGATCACCTTGACCCTGGAGGCTCCCTTGGCGGTGGGCGACACCATCAGGATCAAGGGCCACACCACTGATCTTACCCAGAAAGTCGAGCACATGCAGCTCGACCACTCCAGCGTGCACAGCGCCTCTCCGGGGGAGGGGGTCGGGATACAAGTAGCCGACAAAGCCCGCAAAGGCGATGCTGTCTACAAGCTCTAA
- the rnpA gene encoding ribonuclease P protein component — translation MPLKRQGLGPDARLSGRKRFGRLFSEGRRIAGRNIVLWFRSPIRDAAAPQPPEPARLGLAVSAKLGNAVLRNRLKRLAREAFRLNRASLKLGCDMVVYLRPGCRWTGLPEAEKDLLAICRKADILE, via the coding sequence TTGCCGCTTAAACGGCAGGGCTTGGGGCCCGACGCCCGCTTGAGCGGGCGCAAGCGCTTCGGGCGGCTGTTCTCGGAGGGCCGCAGAATAGCGGGCCGCAACATCGTCCTTTGGTTTCGCAGCCCCATCCGAGACGCCGCCGCCCCCCAACCGCCGGAACCAGCGAGGCTGGGCCTGGCGGTCAGCGCGAAACTGGGAAATGCGGTTCTGCGAAACCGCCTCAAAAGGCTGGCTCGGGAGGCTTTCCGCCTCAACCGAGCCAGCTTGAAGCTTGGCTGCGACATGGTCGTTTATTTGCGCCCCGGATGCCGCTGGACCGGGCTGCCGGAGGCCGAGAAGGATCTCTTGGCCATCTGCAGGAAAGCGGACATTCTCGAATGA